In a genomic window of Sarcophilus harrisii chromosome 4, mSarHar1.11, whole genome shotgun sequence:
- the USF1 gene encoding upstream stimulatory factor 1 isoform X1, with protein MKGQQKAAETEEGTVQIQEGAVATGEDPTSVAIASIQSAATFPDPNVKYVFRTENGGQVMYRVIQVAEGQLDGQTEGTGAISGYPAAQSMTQAVIQGAFTSEDAVETEGAATETHYTYFPSTAVGEGAGGAGAGSTATVVTTQGSEALLGQATPPGTGQFFVMMSPQEVLQGGTQRSIAPRTHPYSPKSEAPRTTRDEKRRAQHNEVERRRRDKINNWIVQLSKIIPDCSMENTKSGQSKGGILSKACDYIQELRQSNHRLSEELQGLDQLQLDNKVLRQQVEDLKNKNLLLRAQLRHHGVEVVIKNDAN; from the exons ATGAAGGG GCAGCAAAAAGCAGCTGAAACAGAGGAGGGCACTGTGCAGATCCAGGAAG GTGCAGTGGCAACTGGTGAAGATCCAACCAGTGTGGCCATCGCCAGCATTCAGTCAGCTGCCACCTTTCCTGACCCCAACGTCAAGTACGTCTTCCGCACTGAGAATGGGGGCCAG gTGATGTACAGAGTGATCCAGGTGGCtgaggggcagctggatggccaGACTGAAGGCACTGGTGCCATCAGCGGCTACCCTGCCGCCCAGTCTATGACCCAG GCAGTCATCCAGGGGGCATTCACCAGTGAAGATGCAGTGGAGACGGAGGGGGCAGCCACAGAAACACACTATACCTACTTTCCCAGTACAGCAGTTGGGGAAGGGGCTGGTGGGGCTGGTGCTGGGAGCACAGCTACTGTTGTTACCACACAAGGCTCTGAGGCACTATTGGGACAAGCTACTCCTCCTGGAACTG GTCAGTTCTTTGTGATGATGTCACCCCAAGAAGTGCTTCAAGGGGGAACCCAGCGCTCCATTGCTCCTAGGACACACCCCTACTCCCC GAAATCAGAAGCTCCTCGGACAACTCGAGACGAGAAGCGAAGAGCTCAGCACAATGAAG TGGAGCGTCGCCGCAGAGACAAAATCAATAACTGGATTGTGCAGCTGTCAAAGATCATCCCAGACTGTTCCATGGAGAACACCAAGTCTGGCCAG AGTAAAGGTGGCATCCTGTCCAAAGCCTGTGATTATATCCAGGAGCTTCGACAGAGCAACCATCGTTTGTCAGAGGAATTGCAGGGGCTGGATCAGCTGCAGCTGGACAACAAAGTCCTTCGACAACAG GTGGAGGATCTGAAGAATAAAAATCTCTTGCTACGAGCTCAGTTGCGACACCATGGAGTGGAAGTTGTCATCAAGAACGATGCCAATTAA
- the USF1 gene encoding upstream stimulatory factor 1 isoform X2: protein MYRVIQVAEGQLDGQTEGTGAISGYPAAQSMTQAVIQGAFTSEDAVETEGAATETHYTYFPSTAVGEGAGGAGAGSTATVVTTQGSEALLGQATPPGTGQFFVMMSPQEVLQGGTQRSIAPRTHPYSPKSEAPRTTRDEKRRAQHNEVERRRRDKINNWIVQLSKIIPDCSMENTKSGQSKGGILSKACDYIQELRQSNHRLSEELQGLDQLQLDNKVLRQQVEDLKNKNLLLRAQLRHHGVEVVIKNDAN from the exons ATGTACAGAGTGATCCAGGTGGCtgaggggcagctggatggccaGACTGAAGGCACTGGTGCCATCAGCGGCTACCCTGCCGCCCAGTCTATGACCCAG GCAGTCATCCAGGGGGCATTCACCAGTGAAGATGCAGTGGAGACGGAGGGGGCAGCCACAGAAACACACTATACCTACTTTCCCAGTACAGCAGTTGGGGAAGGGGCTGGTGGGGCTGGTGCTGGGAGCACAGCTACTGTTGTTACCACACAAGGCTCTGAGGCACTATTGGGACAAGCTACTCCTCCTGGAACTG GTCAGTTCTTTGTGATGATGTCACCCCAAGAAGTGCTTCAAGGGGGAACCCAGCGCTCCATTGCTCCTAGGACACACCCCTACTCCCC GAAATCAGAAGCTCCTCGGACAACTCGAGACGAGAAGCGAAGAGCTCAGCACAATGAAG TGGAGCGTCGCCGCAGAGACAAAATCAATAACTGGATTGTGCAGCTGTCAAAGATCATCCCAGACTGTTCCATGGAGAACACCAAGTCTGGCCAG AGTAAAGGTGGCATCCTGTCCAAAGCCTGTGATTATATCCAGGAGCTTCGACAGAGCAACCATCGTTTGTCAGAGGAATTGCAGGGGCTGGATCAGCTGCAGCTGGACAACAAAGTCCTTCGACAACAG GTGGAGGATCTGAAGAATAAAAATCTCTTGCTACGAGCTCAGTTGCGACACCATGGAGTGGAAGTTGTCATCAAGAACGATGCCAATTAA
- the TSTD1 gene encoding thiosulfate:glutathione sulfurtransferase codes for MLPNGNGVGIEAGPFALPEGGRYAMEVRNMSRAPAMSLPELRSILATDRDRVRLIDVRSREESAAGTIPGALNIPVSELENALRMEPADFQATYFAEKPRPEEENLVFFCQIGSNECHAMQTARELEYLGANYEDNYRAWQAKEG; via the exons ATGCTGCCGAACGGTAATGGTGTGGGCATCGAGGCTGGGCCCTTCGCCCTCCCCGAGGGGGGCCGCTACGCCATGGAGGTCCGCAACATGAGCCGAG CCCCGGCCATGTCGCTCCCGGAGCTCCGCTCCATCCTGGCCACCGACCGGGACCGGGTCCGCCTCATCGATGTGCGCTCTCGGGAGGAGTCCGCAGCGGGGACCATCCCCGGCGCGCTCAACATCCCGG tGTCCGAACTGGAGAACGCCCTTCGCATGGAACCTGCCGATTTCCAGGCTACCTACTTTGCGGAGAAGCCGAGACCAGAAGAAGAGAACCTGGTCTTCTTCTGCCAGATCGGCAGCAACGAGTGCCACGCCATGCAGACTGCCAGGGAACTTGAGTATCTGGG GGCTAACTATGAAGATAACTATAGGGCATGGCAAGCAAAGGAGGGTTAG